One Theropithecus gelada isolate Dixy chromosome 20, Tgel_1.0, whole genome shotgun sequence DNA segment encodes these proteins:
- the PRSS33 gene encoding LOW QUALITY PROTEIN: serine protease 33 (The sequence of the model RefSeq protein was modified relative to this genomic sequence to represent the inferred CDS: inserted 1 base in 1 codon; substituted 2 bases at 2 genomic stop codons), with protein MRGASYLQILLLVLGAAGTQGRKSATCGQPRESSRIVGGRDAREGEWPWQASIQHRGAHVCGRSLIALQWVLTAAHCFPRRALPVEYRVRLGALHLGPTSPCTLSVPLRRVLLLPDYSEDGGRGDLALLQLRRPVPLSARVQPVCLPVPGDRPPPGTPCXVTGWGSLRPGVPLPEWRPLQGVRVPLLDSPTCDRLYHVGAEVPLAKPIVLPGSLCAGYPXGHKDACQGDSGGPLTCLQSGTWVLVGVVSXGKGCALPNRPGVYTNVATYSPWIQAHVSTILKRTVTPRHPWFLVDILSWGISCDGPHRSGQGARATVPNTAARKPKMQSLPKMAVTTIPQQHGPGLAVPQPGACRTALTRGPRLCHSREGATASDGHPWGGDGVRTPVSTARFQIT; from the exons ATGAGAGGGGCTTCCTATCTCCAGATCCTGCTTCTGGTGCTGG GAGCTGCTGGGACTCAGGGAAGGAAGTCTGCAA CCTGCGGGCAGCCCCGCGAGTCCAGTAGGATCGTAGGGGGCCGGGATGCACGGGAGGGAGAGTGGCCATGGCAGGCGAGCATCCAGCATCGTGGGGCACACGTGTGCGGGAGGTCGCTCATCGCCCTCCAGTGGGTGCTGACAGCAGCGCACTGCTTCCCCAG GAGGGCACTGCCAGTTGAGTACCGCGTGCGCCTGGGGGCGCTGCACCTGGGCCCCACCTCGCCCTGCACGCTCTCGGTGCCCTTGCGACGGGTGCTGCTGCTCCCGGACTACTCCGAGGACGGGGGCCGCGGTGACCTGGCACTGCTGCAGCTGCGTCGCCCGGTGCCCCTGAGCGCTCGCGTCCAGCCCGTCTGCCTGCCCGTGCCCGGCGACCGCCCGCCGCCCGGCACACCATGCTAGGTCACTGGCTGGGGCAGCCTCCGCCCAGGAG tGCCCCTCCCAGAGTGGCGGCCGCTACAGGGAGTAAGGGTACCGCTGCTGGACTCGCCCACCTGCGACCGCCTCTACCACGTGGGCGCGGAGGTGCCCCTGGCAAAGCCCATTGTGCTGCCTGGGAGCCTGTGTGCCGGCTACC CGGGCCACAAGGACGCCTGCCAG GGTGATTCTGGGGGACCCCTGACCTGCCTACAGTCTGGGACCTGGGTCCTGGTGGGCGTGGTGAGCTGAGGCAAGGGTTGTGCCCTGCCCAACCGTCCAGGTGTCTACACCAACGTGGCCACATATAGCCCCTGGATTCAGGCTCAcgtaa GCACCATCCTTAAGAGGACGGTGACTCCAAGGCACCCCTGGTTTCTGGTGGACATCCTGAGCTGGGGCATCAGCTGTGACGGCCCCCACAG GTCGGGGCAAGGAGCGAGGGCGACTGTCCCCAACACGGCGGCCAGAAAGCCCAAAATGCAGAGCCTGCCCAAGATGGCGGTCACGACTATCCCGCAACAACACGGCCCCGGGCTCGCTGTGCCCCAGCCTGGAGCCTGCCGAACCGCACTAACACGGGGACCTCGCCTCTGCCACTCCCGAGAGGGCGCCACCGCCTCCGACGGCCATCCCTGGGGTGGAGATGGCGTCCGCACGCCCGTCAGCACCGCCCGCTTCCAGATCACTTAA